The DNA window taaaGTCAAAAAAGTACAAATGGACACACTAATatggctaaaaaaaattatagtattaaataaaataataataataataaagcatagAAAAagaattgtattaaaaatcattaaaaatactaataataaaaataataatatattaatgactatactacaaaaaataaataagcaagttGCCGATTATTGCAACTAATATTATTGCCTATAAacactttataaataattataattaaataatattttttttctctaaaaaatactttgaattactaaattatttatatgatttttattttatttggcgAAATTACTAGTACTAGCTCTCTAGTTGTTAACTATATAATAATTCCAATGATTGTTATTAAATCTACTACTGTTAatgaaaatcattaaaaataatttaatttataatttgtatttttctttaattcattttttctATGTTGcgtgtaataaaaatatataaaataaaaaaaattgcttgctcattttcattttatttttgatagtTGATtagcacttttatttaataatttacaatacGCTTATGCGCATCAGCTTGTTAACtaatcaaacatttatttacgcCCATTTAACACGCCTACTTTTGCCTGCTTCAACTACAAAACCATAAGAGCCTGCTGGACAACAAACTCAAGCGATATGCATAAAGTGTTTGAATGATGAGCATGTGAGATGTTGAGCCTCCAGCCTAATCTCAATTTCAGCTCAATTTCATAAAATGCACGTAGCCATAACTAATAGTactttgcttaagcttatgcCGCTTGTtctgctttcaatttaagttGTTGCTCTGCAGCTCAATTGCTTGCATTATATGATTACAGGCACAGCTGAAAGCTATGGGGCcttaaattaaagccaagcCAGACTAAGCAGAACAAGAATagaacgcaaaaaaaaaaaccaatcaGAGCATGTGAAACAAGTTGCTTTACTTACATGAATCAGATGTgtcaaattacgtatacgtagcgTATGCTAGACAAAGAAACTGCAAAAGACGAAATGAGAGCATAagttttgattatttaaatgGTAAATGCAAGCTtggtatatattttatattaagtaagcaaaatgaatgaaaaataatgcaaatatttattattttgattaatctgcaatgctgcataattaatttttgattatttaaagcattctAAGCATTCAAActttaatataagcaaattatatactattgtgtaatgaaatttaattgaagcattgaataaatttgtatattgcaatcgtaaatatgtaaaactgTTGAAAAGCTGTTGgggaatttgttgcttatagcTCGTGCATAGCTCACAGGTATTAATGGGTCAGGTGGGTGCCAATAgttgcaatttgcagtttatttattagctcaagatgaaatttaatttgcagccagagcgagagcgagagagcgctaATGGTTGCCTGTTTGGCAATGCACAAtgtctgtttatttatttaagcaattgccGCTGTcaatagacagagagagagagagagagagagagaagctcAATGATTGGCGCAGTTGGagtattgtaaatatattttagctgagctgagctgcaaaagaaaatatcaaattgaaaatcgaaTTGAAGCTAAAAGTTGGaacactcgctcgctctctagcTCTGGTAATAGCCAAACGTCAGCCCATCTTAACAGCTGCctcgctgtctgtctgtctgtctgtttgtctgcctGCAATTGAACAATTCTATTTGTGTTTATCTTTGGCGCTGGCGCAACTCATTTTGCCTCATTTACATTTCCCTATTTTTGCCACGCCAACAGTGaggcaatgaaaataaaagtaaatgtcCTGGCGACAGCAGCCGccaacgccgacgccgacgccagACAACAACGGACAAAGctcagacggacggacagtgAAACACGCCAGACAAATGCTTTGGTGGCAAGCGCTTAGTGAATCGAAATGGAAACCGAAACGGAAAACGAAAAGCGAAAAACGTGAAAAGCGGAAACAAAAACTGTAGCTGTAAATATCAGAACATACAagagccgctgctgctgctgctgctgctgctggttcaATGacctataaataaatataaacggAAATGCTATTTAACATGTCACTGAAACTCAATTTGCTAACTTGACtataagaaatataaacaagCGAATTCCAATTCGAATTCCATAAGGATACGCAACGAATTGCGTTGAATTTTGTTACACAATAAGAATTAATCGCGTGCATAAAATTAGTTTCACATATTGAGCGATaactttaaagcaataaaaacaattgcttatagtttatatgtacatattgtcTTTTTATAATAACTTATGGCTAGACTAAAAAAAACTCATTTGATTGAGTTCGATTTggttttttagttgtttattaatgtgaaactaattttattttagcgaTTTATATAACTATTTTGCGTAAAGCTTATAATGCAATcaatgcatattattattaactaataCGAACaattatttcagatttttaaaaaggTGTAGGCTATAATATCTAATctattatttaactaaaatatataagcggGCATCGTTTTCTGATAGAAAAatctacaaaaatatttatctcAATTTAAAATCGCTTAGCCAACTTTAATCTTAAAGCAGTTCGCTTTCATTGGTGAATTTAGTCGAAATGAAGATTTGTCTTAAATCCATTAAATCAAACTTCAaactttaaagcattttaagcatttattacAGCTGAGCTAAGCTTTGAAACTGTTGCACAAAAGATTTCGAATTGAGTTGCTGGCTATTGAAGATCGCTTAGGCAGTTCGCTGATGATTGAGCTCGGAGAGTCCACTAGCCAGGGTATATCTGCCTTCGTTGCGCTGGACAAAGTCATGTAGGCAGGCCAGGGCCAAAGTGCTGGTGACCTGCGGTCTTATCTCGTGTGGCGACATATTCGTGGCATTGGCAACATAGTCAACGATCTCCGTAAGCGAAAGTGGACGCTGCATTTCCATAAAGGCCGAAAGTATTTGATCGCCATAGTGCAGATGGTTGATAACGTTTTCCACCGACATGACTTTCAGTCCTATGTGCTCcaacaaatgtttaacaatttataaattacaacgCCTGCTTGCTaccaatatttttgctgctgttgctgttgctgttgttgcctgttgttgGGTTTCCAGCTCGAGCGTTTACGCTCCATAAGCAGCTCGGAAAACTCGTGCTCCGTGGCGAGTGTATAGAGCTCATTGTCACGATTGACAAATCCATGCAGCCAGGCAGCTGTCAATGTATTATCGACAGCCAGACGCACCTCAACAGTTGACTTGACTGTCATTTCGGCCACATATTCAATTACCTCGGTCATTGTCATGGGGCGTCGGAACTCTTTGAACGCCTCCAGTATAAGATCGCCATAGCAATATTTTGACATTGTCAGGTGCGATTCTGTTGAGGAAGcgtcaatatttataaagctaaATCAAATTTTGACAGGCTAAccgaaaaaaataagcaaacctAACAGTTGTACAACTTTCGCctgctttaattttcaattagttaacgctttaaaaaatacaagcaaaagaACTTTATTCAAGCCATTAATAGTGCTTGACAATTAGTATTTAAACACGTaagctattaataaataatttactttaagaAATGTATAGTTTTCTACCTTTtcgctttaacttttatgctatataaaataaaaatctaatgCTTAACGtaatagaaatttgtttatggtttaaatttgcataaaatttatcaaataaaatataagaataatTGTACAAAGGCCTTTGACTATATAAATAGTAAGCAATAAAGCCATAAATGTTATcgatatgcataaatattatcgattaagcgcataaattagCTCGTGAGCGTAGTAAATAATTTCagaaaattgtaataaatactCTGCagattataaacaaaattatgaatgtataaatttaaattaaggcCACTTAAATAGCTGACTACGCCACTGGACTACTAATTAACATTACGCTTAAgtgttgtctttgttgttgttctcctACTTTCTCTCTCGATTGAAAACCATAAATATCTTTGAAAGATACTTAGCGTAACAAGATGAATTATCTTCAGAGATAGCTGCCTcgttaacacacacaaacacacatacacacagctaCGTCCAACTCACACCTGAAGTcaaagctcaagctgcagctaaacatagacatacatacatacattgctTACCTTCTATATAGCTATGGTATCTATGCATACCTTAAGCATATTCATTGCATCCCCAGAGAAATGTTCGCAgggccagcagcaacttaaatgTTTATGCTGATGGTTATTTGTTGTGCGTATCCCTCCCAGCTACGCTCAtgacaagcagctgctttgccaATTTAGCCCCTGCTAAATGCAAGATGGCGCTTAGCGATTATTTTGTTAGCACAAGTGCAAGTTAAGTTGCAGACACGTTGCCTATTTTCGTTTTCTTTCCTTTAAGATTTGTCAGCTGTGATAggctttaaactttaaaacattttggcaatttatagcttttgttcgcacatttaaattacatttgattGCTTGAGCAAGTTggaagcaacaaatgcaaaagattttagttgcttgcatgcattcatttaataaaatttcttaAGCTCATTGTAGCCTTAGttgcaattataaatacaaagaTTATGTGCAAAATTTCATACCCAAATAATAGAGCTTAAGACAAAAGCTacacaaatttcaattcataCACACGCAGCTTAGAGCTTAGAGcaaaatttagttgcaaaaGCAGCATCATTCATTCaattatgaataataaattgctgtaAATGTATCGAATTACATGATTACTGCATTTACAGTTAGagcatttccatttcattttatcACTGTCAAATTGTTACTTTTtggcaactttaatttgtgcatagccaagcaattattttattgcttccCTTCTCACATGTTCAttagtcaaagtcaaagtcagtTCAATTCGCCTCCTTGGGAGTTTAACGACTCACGAGAGCGAGTAGAGAAATTAATTGAGACAACGCTAATTCAAATGTATGCATCATGgctttaatgcttaaatagTTAACACAGCTCAGCATAAAAAtccaattggcagcagcaaaatatttcaaactcTGTTGTGTTTTGAGTAAGTTATGTGAAAATATCAACGCATTGCCAATAAAGTATCGTATATCACTTTATCGATAATTCGAACGATAATACATAAAAGCAACATTGTGTGTTTCtaataaaaacgcaaaaatgGATTACATAAGTAGAGAACTTCATAAGAAAATGACACAGGAACGTTCGCGAGCTTGGGGCAAGAAAAAGTTCAAGCCCAAAAGATTTGCGCcaagagctgcagctgttgaagAGGCGCCATTAGCTTTGTACCATGTCAATAGCAGTCTAGTGGACGACAAAGAGGAACAGAAGCAGGCAAAGGAGATGCAGCACGAGCATAATCCCAGTCGCAATGTGATTGAGGAGGACACCAAAGCGGTAAGCATCGACGATGAGCAGCCAAATGGAAGGAAAGCAAAGAAAGTCAAGGGGTCAACCAATTTACATGACAACGttgtaaaagtttaaaaaaataaacataaattaaataatgccgAGAGaattgcaactttttgcagcaAAAGCATCAGGGATAAGCCCATAAatccaaataaaaaatgctgagATGGAGGATCTGaagcttcaaataaattatttatataacatataCTTGTatcttaatattatttaatagcttaatTTCTGAATATCTAAATTTAGAAATGAGTTGTGAGCTTTACTCAAACTGTTAGCCACCTAAAGAGTGAAGCGTTAAAGCTTATTTGGGCATTTGAATCTCCAACTGGGCAACTGCCACGCCCGCTATACACACAAtgacagcaattgcagcatgACTGGCAAACTGGCATGAGAATcgcaattaaaacaacaatttgaatgcGAGCATTTAGTGCTGATTTCTTGGCTTATTTCAGTTGGTTGATTTGGCTTTGCTActtttttcattgctttttGTTGGCCCTTTCAATGCTTTTGGCAAAACGTTTATCGTCAGTGCTTTTTGCACTCCCAAACTGCAAATTCCCGTTGCCATTGGCCACAAGCCACCACCACGCTAGTGCTAAACGCAAACGCAATTGCCatagccaatgccaatgccaatgccgcTGCTGGCACAATGCGCTTCATTTTGACGTTTAGGTGGCTGTTCGaccacaacaaacagcaaaattgAGAGCACAACACACTGACACTACAGCAAAAAAGATTCCCAGACACTCACAGACGAAACTACGTTTTGATCCCTGCGGTTTTTGCTTGGTCTGCACAATTGTTAGCATACACTAGTCCATGAGCGGGTACAATGGATGCAGCGTCTCTCATTGAAGCATAGACTAAAGACTAGACATCCTAATTTTATCCATATGTTTATTGTTGAttcaattaatacaaaattaatattctCATGGGTTCCTTGCTCTAGTTCACTCActagcaattgaaaatttagtCGTAGATTTGcattgaaatggaaatggacCACGCCAATGTGGATTAGTGGATAACTTTAGGGTCACATCGTTTATACAGTCTGTCTGTTTATATGGACTTCACACAGGGGCTCAAGGGCAAactggttttgcttttttgaaTGCAGTCTTTGATTTGGTGGCCAGCTCTTTGTAGTTTGctgtttggtttttattgttttaaccACCGCTCTAGCTTTAAAGTCACAAATAGACTAAGTAGTAGCAGCAAACGCATTTGCTAACAGAGTACAATAGATGCTTatcaaatgtttaaacaaatcaagCTAGCAGACACTCAGAAATTCgtgataaataataaaatgttgaagTACTTGCCATATTAAGCAGCAGTTGGCATTTGAGTCGTATTACCAAGAGCAGCCTAGCATGGCTTAGACTAAAAGTAGATAAATCATATGCTGCAGCAGTAGATGCGTATCTCGATGTCCATCAGTTGGCCAAGCGTTTACAGTACAAGAAGCTCCTGTCCACTCAACTTTAGGAGCAGCTACGTCGTACTATGAGCTGAAGAAGCAAAGTAGCTACCAATATGCTGCGATTGGTAGCTCATCTATCTACTGTTTAGATAATGCCTTGGACTATAGCAAATATGGAATTAATCATCTGTAGATTGATATCGtcgtgtagctgctgctgactaCTTATCCCGAATAGAAGAAgtttttgagctgctgctttgaaatTCCACTGCGCTCTTAGAGCGTAAACTGCTTACGGCCGAAAAGCCTAAACTTGGCTATGCTTATCACTATtcaacacatacaaatataaaaaataaaaaacaaaaataagttatATATTACAAGCGCCAACACacgcaaatgcagcaacttcTTATTgtctataatatttaattacataatacataattaatgcaacaagTGCAGAGGCGGCCAAAACTCCATGTCAAACTGTAAAGCTGCTCCAtgtaaaagtttttgtttatagcaagccacttgtattttgtatttattataaaaaaaaacacaacacgcGCAATCCAttgccaacaatttattatttatacagcTTCTCTCCAAGGTGCAATTGCTTCAAGCAGCGCTACGAATTTTCTTACGCTCGCGATATAAGCTTTCCTTTTGAActgcaaatatatatgatATGCATTAGACTTTTgtatattaactatatattaaCATGACTTACTATAAGGATCGAAGCGTACAACTTCTATTTTGTCCGCCAAGCGCTCCCGGAACGCATTGAACTGATGGCCACTCACGACGCTCTCAAGCACGACCATAATGCGCctgttaaaaatgtttaattaacattacTTACAACACTTGCATGCTTTTGATTCACTTACTTGCTTTTAACTTTCTTCAATAATACATTAGTTAaacgcattttgttttatttatgttaagcttaaactaaacACATGCGGCggaaaatttgttgtgcaagTGCCGGCTGATATGTACTAAATGACGACAAAACAGCTGAGCtgctggatgacagtgtgcgCAAGCATTGTTATCGATTATTGCACTGCGCGcgtaatttaaaatgcaactgcTGGCTGAGTACTCTATTTgcctttaaaaacaaatgcgaaAATGGAATATTTTCCAATTTcttattatacaaattgaaaGATATATTCAAATGCATGAGCAGTAAAGCTGCTTGCTCTGGAAATCATTCCCTATACCACAGTAAGCATTGCTtcgttaaaataaatatcaattgcaTGTTTTTctactatttttattgaatataattccttgtttttgttgcaaggtATACTAAAATGTATATGAATCATTTTGCTGGTTTGGagttcaatatatatttttttttgtttgctaatcaTAAATTTCATGTTTGGCCACTGGCCTTGTAAATTGTgattttaatcatttttgttggcttaacaacaatttcacaaaaaattcaatgtttcgttattcattttgttttgattagtCACATAATATATTCATAGTGttatgtatgcacatacatacatataaacaaatatgtatgcatgtataatATGTGTCTTTaacattat is part of the Drosophila busckii strain San Diego stock center, stock number 13000-0081.31 chromosome X, ASM1175060v1, whole genome shotgun sequence genome and encodes:
- the LOC108606061 gene encoding uncharacterized protein LOC108606061, with amino-acid sequence MSKYCYGDLILEAFKEFRRPMTMTEVIEYVAEMTVKSTVEVRLAVDNTLTAAWLHGFVNRDNELYTLATEHEFSELLMERKRSSWKPNNRQQQQQQQQQKYW
- the LOC108606164 gene encoding 39S ribosomal protein L33, mitochondrial, coding for MRLTNVLLKKVKSKRIMVVLESVVSGHQFNAFRERLADKIEVVRFDPYIQKESLYRERKKIRSAA